Below is a genomic region from Echinicola rosea.
CAGGCTGTACTGCTTTCTTACCGGCTCGATGAGGTAGTTAACCTGAATGCCTATGATGCCGTCCTTAGGAATATCCGCATTTGCTTGCATCTGCTGTCCATTTCGCTCATAAGTCAAAGAAACCGACTGCCCGGCGTTTTCCTCCAGCATCCTATGAAAATCCGAAAAATACCGAACCTTATTTCCATTTACCGCTACAATTTTATCTCCATTCCGAAGGCCTATTTCAGCGGCCGGGGTTCCCTTAAACGATTCATCCACCGTAAAAGGCAGTCCTATATCAATGAAATTTGACATGGCTTCCTGATTGGAGAAGGAATTGATAAAACCCCTTGGAATGTCTATCTGGATGATTTCACCATCCCGCTCCACGGTATAATATCCGTTTTCACTCAGTAACACATCTCCACTTGACAGGTCGGAAAGGCTTTGATAGGTATGGCCATTGACATCCAATATCTTATCGCCATCTTGGAAGCCGATCTGCTTGCCAATATCGTAGGCCACGATACCATGCTCGATCACCTGATCTCTCGAGAAATAAGTCTCTCCACGATCGTAGGTCAGCGCAATAAAAATCAGCACTCCTGTGATCACATTGACAATGATACCTCCCAGCATCACAATCAGACGCTGCCAAGCTGGTTTTGCCCTGAACTCCCATGGCTGGGGCTCGGAAGAAAGCTGCTCAGTATCCATCGACTCATCGACCATTCCTGTAATCTTCACAAATCCCCCCAAAGGAATGGCTCCTAAGGAATATTCCGTTTCACCATATTTGAACCCAATAATTTTGGGAGGGAATCCGATCGAAAATTTCTCCACCCTCATGCCAAACATTTTGGCTGCCAACATGTGGCCTCCCTCGTGCAACCCCACAAGAATAGATAATCCCAACAAAAGCTGGCCTATCATTATCAAAGTATCCATACCTTATTCTTTAATCTTTATTAATTCTTTTGCTTTTATTCTTGCCACCTTGTCGGTTTCTACAAAATCCTCCAATTTAGGAGAACGGACAAAATCGACTTTTGACATGGTTTCGGCGATGATATCGGACATTTCCAGAAATCCTACCCGATCGCTCAAAAATGAGGCCACTACGACTTCATTGGCTGCATTGAGAACACAAGGTGCATTCCCTCCCCGTTCCAGGGCATCAAAGGCCAGCTGGAGATTTTTAAACGTCCCCATATCAGGCTTCTCAAAATCCAAAGAAGGATACTGCATAAAGTCAAATCGCGGAAATTCGGACACCAACCGGTCTGGATATGTCAAGGCAAATTGAATAGGAATACGCATATCCGGCAGTCCAAGTTGCGCCTTTATACTTCCGTCCTCAAATTGTACTAACGAATGGATGATGGATTGCGGATGTACTACTACGTCAATTTGCTCTGGCCGGACACCAAAAAGCCATTTTGCCTCGATCACTTCAAGTCCCTTGTTCATCAGTGAAGCCGAATCAATGGTGATCTTGGCCCCCATGTCCCAATTGGGGTGCTTCAGGGCCTGTTCCTTGGTGACACTTTCGAGGAACATTCGGTCTTTTCCTCTAAACGGTCCTCCAGAAGCGGTCAAAATCAATTTTTCAATTGGATTATGGAATTCGCCTACCAAACACTGAAAAATGGCCGAGTGCTCTGAATCCACAGGATAAATGTTCACTCCTTTTTCCTTTGCCAAGTTCGTGATCAGCTCTCCTGCCACCACCAGGGTTTCTTTATTGGCCAAGGCTATTTGCTTCCCGGCATTGATGGCACTGATGGTCGGCAGCAGTCCCGAGTACCCCACCAAGGCCGTCAGCACCACGTCAATGGAATCCATCTCCACCACCTGTGCAAGTGCCTGCTCTCCTGCATACACCTTGATAAAGTGCGGCTCCAAGGCTTCCTTTAACTTTGGATAGTGCGACTCATTGGCAATGACCACAGCATTGGGCTGAAACTCCAAGGCTTGCTGGATCAATAAATCCACATTATTCTGGGCCGTCAGCACTTCTACTTCAAAATGCTCGGCATGGCTCTTGATCACTTCGAGTGCCTGTGTGCCGATGCTGCCTGTAGAACCCAACAGGGCCACGCGTTTTTTACTTGACATTGATGTCTTGTTTCTCCTCTCTCAATAAGCTGACAAATTTACAAGCTTCAAAGACTTTTCCTTGGTTTTTTTGCCACTTTTTCAGCTTGGGTACCTTTGGCACTCTTTTGGCCAAAGGCTACGAGTAAAACCATCTGTCAACATAAAAGTACCTATTGCACCTATTAAATGTGATTTTGGCAAAAACCCAAGGCGGTACATGCTTGGATTTATCCGCCCAAAGGTACCCCGCGGGATTTATTAAAAATTGTTAAAGGGGTGACCGAAAACTGGATTTAACCGTAAATTGAAAAAAAACATATCATCTCATGCAAAAAAGCTTAACCACGTTCATTTTGGCCTTTGTGGCAGGATTGCTGGGCGCTTGGGCATATCAGCAACTCTTTTCACTTGATCTTTCCCTTGCCGAGCACCAATCGAGCAACACCGAACTCCTCTCCCATCAAGTGAATAACTTTACGGAATCAAATGCTGCCCCTCCAAGCAGGACTCCCGCCAATACGCCCGTTTCATTTGTGGAAGCCTCGGAGCGGAGCACCGAATCGGTGGTATTTATCAAGAACTTTTCCGGGACCGATTACCGTAGGTACAGTATTTTCGATTACTTCTTTGGCCCCCAGGGGGGCAGTCCACAGCAGGTAAGTACTGGTTCTGGGGTAATCTTCAGTGAGGACGGCTACATCATTACCAATAACCATGTCGTGGAAGATGCAGAGACCTTGGAGGTCATCCATCA
It encodes:
- the rseP gene encoding RIP metalloprotease RseP, translating into MDTLIMIGQLLLGLSILVGLHEGGHMLAAKMFGMRVEKFSIGFPPKIIGFKYGETEYSLGAIPLGGFVKITGMVDESMDTEQLSSEPQPWEFRAKPAWQRLIVMLGGIIVNVITGVLIFIALTYDRGETYFSRDQVIEHGIVAYDIGKQIGFQDGDKILDVNGHTYQSLSDLSSGDVLLSENGYYTVERDGEIIQIDIPRGFINSFSNQEAMSNFIDIGLPFTVDESFKGTPAAEIGLRNGDKIVAVNGNKVRYFSDFHRMLEENAGQSVSLTYERNGQQMQANADIPKDGIIGIQVNYLIEPVRKQYSLNESIFKGTEKAFSVVIVNAKALGKMFTGEVSTRNVSGPIGMAKIYGSRWDWVKFWSITGLISMILAFMNLLPIPALDGGHVVFLLYEMISGRSPSEKFLENAQKVGMVLLLALMVFAIGNDILKLFTGD
- a CDS encoding 1-deoxy-D-xylulose-5-phosphate reductoisomerase produces the protein MSSKKRVALLGSTGSIGTQALEVIKSHAEHFEVEVLTAQNNVDLLIQQALEFQPNAVVIANESHYPKLKEALEPHFIKVYAGEQALAQVVEMDSIDVVLTALVGYSGLLPTISAINAGKQIALANKETLVVAGELITNLAKEKGVNIYPVDSEHSAIFQCLVGEFHNPIEKLILTASGGPFRGKDRMFLESVTKEQALKHPNWDMGAKITIDSASLMNKGLEVIEAKWLFGVRPEQIDVVVHPQSIIHSLVQFEDGSIKAQLGLPDMRIPIQFALTYPDRLVSEFPRFDFMQYPSLDFEKPDMGTFKNLQLAFDALERGGNAPCVLNAANEVVVASFLSDRVGFLEMSDIIAETMSKVDFVRSPKLEDFVETDKVARIKAKELIKIKE